The Armatimonadota bacterium genome includes the window ACCTTGGGAAGATGGGTCACCTTCGGCTTGCCCAACGTCGCAGAAGAGCAGCCTCCGCTTCGCCCTTATTGGGTTGAAACTCGACGTGCCCGTCCACGAACGCCACCACCCGGCCACCGGTGACGGCAACGTAGCCCAGCTCGGTCTTTGCAGGGTCTTGGACGTCGGTCAGCAGTCCGCCGCCAAAGGTGTAGTTGAAGCCCTCATAGACGCTGCGGTTCTTCAGGTAGGGGTCAATGCAATCCTGCCAGTTCTCGTCGTTGGGGACGGCTCGGTCGTCATAGTCGGTGGCGTACATGATCATGCCGAGCGCTACCTGCTTGGCGCGGTCCATGGCGTCGGCACGTTCCACCTTCTCGTACTCCGCGCCGTCAATGTCGATCAGCTCGCGCATCATGGCCATGCCGCGAGTGATGTAGACCACGGCGTCTTGGTTGGGGCTGATGGCGGCGTATTCGGCTTCCCTCGTCACCAGAAGCGCAGGGGTCTTGCCTTTGGTGTCCTTGGTAATTGGTCCTAGCTTGGCGGGTACCAGTACGGCTTCGCGTTGCTGCCCCGGGTCTGCGCGGCCAAACGATGGTCTAAAGCACAGGTCCTTGGTCAATTGCCCTGGCTCAAGGTCTCTATCGAAATCCACGAACGCTTCGCGTTTCAGCCGGCCGTTCAAAAGGTCTCCCGGGTTTGGATAGGGAGAAATGACCCCGGTCATAACTTCAAGGACGCTGTACTCAGTGGTTCGCTTGCCTAGTGCGTCCTTGACCGCCCGGGCCAGCACCAGACTTGCCCCATTTGGGGACCATCCGATCGCGATTCGGTCTTTGGGAGGAACAATTGGAACAAGCGGTTTGCCTGGCTGGTAAAGGCGATAGACTTCCGTGGCGTCCGCTCCCGTACCGTCCATCCCCATCAAGAGCGCATATGCTTGCGCGGGAGATACCCAGAAGTTCATCGATCCTTCGCCATCCGCAGAAGCCAACACCCGCTTCGTGCTAGTCTTGGCATCGAGCTCCAAGATGGATTGCCTCGGGCGAAATGTCCTCGTACCGGGAACTTGCACCGTCTCTACGATGGAAACCAGCGCCACTGTAGTGCCTGGAACCCACCTGAGTAAGAAGACACGCGTCGGCCGCGGATCAAACCGGAGCACTTCCGTCATCCGATCCAGGCTCCGATTCCAGAAGAGCAGGGCGCCTATGGAAGGCGAAGGCGGGTTGGGATGGCCCTCGGCGATACCCCGCAGCATCTCGTTTTTCGTGGTGCGTGATTCGTGACGTTCCAAGAGCAGATAGTTGCCATCACTCGACCACTGCGCTTGAACCACAGTCGGCGCGCAGACGAACTTCACAGAACCAAAGAAGCCATAGGCTTTGCTTCCTGCCACGATGAACTTCGATGGAGCGTAGCCGTACTCTTGAGCGGCCTTGGCAATGCCGATGGTCGCCACGAGGAGGGCAAGGGAAGCAAGGGCGAGACTGCGGAAGCGGGTTCGCTGCCTCATACCGGCATTATACGACTCTGCGATGTCAGGTGGGCCAGCTCATTCGTCACAGCACACGTTCAGGACTTCGACATTGCGGCCGGCTCACCTTGAGTAACCAAGGCGAGACGCCTGGGCTACAACGGCATGTGCAACCCCCTCACCCGGTTCGCTCCGCTCACCGTCCTCTCCCCGCCCGGGCGAGGTGGAGGTTGCCGGCTCTGTCGGAGTCTCGCCCTCCACCCTTCCACCCCTCCACCCTTCCACACTCTCCACACTTTCCGCTCCGCTAACCGTCCTCTCCCCGTCGGGGCGAGGTGGAGGTTGCCGGCTCGGTCGGAGTCTCGCCCTCCACCCTTCCACCCCTCCACCCTTCCACACTTCCACACTCTCCACACTCTCCGCTCCGCTCACCGTCCTCCCCCCGTCGGGGCGAGGTGGAGGTTGCCGGCTCGGTCGGAGTCTCGCCCTCCGCCCTTCCACCCGTCCACCCTTCCACACTCTCCGCTCCGCTCACCGTCCTCCCCCCGTCGGGGCGAGGTGGGGACACATTGTGCGAGGTGGCCTTATAGCAGAAGAGCCCAGGCGAGACGCCTGGGCTCTTCTGGACTTGCCTGACTCAGTCTATGCTTCGTTTTCGGTCTCAGGCTCTTCTTCGACCGTCAGCCTCTTCCTAGGCTTTGGAGCCTCGATGGCAGAGGGGGCGGCGTCCGTTCCAGCAACCGAGCTGAGCGCGGTGCTCATCGACGATCGCTTCGACCACCAGATCGAGAACGAGAGCGCGGCCAAGCAGATCACAAGAGCGATGGTCAGCACCGTGTTGCTCATCGGCTGGATCAGCTTCGGAGCAAGCAGCAGCGAGACCAGGTTCATGACCTTGATCAGCGGGTTCAGCGCGGGACCGGCGGTGTCCTTGAACGGATCGCCGACGGTGTCGCAGACGACACCGGCTTTGTGGGCTTCCGAGCCCTTACCGCCGTACATGCCGTCCTCGATCAGCTTCTTGGCGTTGTCCCAAATGCCGCCCGAGTTCGCGAGCAGCACGGCCATGAGCTGGCCGCTGAGGATCGCGCCGGCGAGGAATCCGCCCAGGGCCTGGGCGCCCGCCAGATTGTAGGCGACGCCGTTGATCATCACAGGCTCTTTGCCGATCGAGAATCCGAAGGCGACCGCAAGTGGCAGCGCGATGGCCAGGATTCCCGGGCCGAGAAGCTCCTTCTGGGCCGCTTCGGTCACGATGGCCACACACTTGCCGTAGTCCGGCTTACTCGTGCCCTTCATGATTCCGGGGTCGGCCTTGAACTGACGTCGAACCTCATTGATCAGGTCGAACGAAGCGCGTCCGACAGCGTTAATGGCAAAGGCGCTGAACAGGAACGGGGCCGCGCCACCGATGAGGAGGCCGAGGAAGATCTCTGGGACTTCCAGCCTTAGTCCGGTCGTGGTGAGCTGAGCCGATTCGATGTACGAGTGGAACAGCGCGACGGCCGCGACGACCGCTGTGGCGATCGCAAAGCCTTTCGTAAGAGCCTTCGTTGTGTTGCCGGCCGCATCGAGCCGCTGAACGGCTTTCGCGCCAACAGGGTTGTCGTGGCCGGCTCCCGACATCTCGAACACGCCCTGGGCGTTGTCCGAGATCGGTCCGAAGGTGTCCATCGCCAGGATGTAGCCGGTTGTGGTCAAGAGTCCAAGACCGACCAGCGCGATGCCGTAGAAGCTCAGAATCGGGCTTCCAAAGACCGCGGGACTGAAGATATAAAGGGGCACCAGCAGCGCGATGACGATCGCAAACACGCTGAACACGCTGGATTCGGCCGCAAGGGCGAATCCCTGGATGATCATCGGCGCTGGACCGGCTGACGACACGCCGGCGACTTCTTTCACCGGTCTGCCGTGCAGTGACACGTAGTAGTCGGTCAATCGCTCGATGGCGAACGCCATGAAGATGCCGAAGATGATCGCGATGACGAACAGCCACCAGCCGACGGGCACGTGCTGCTCGATGCCCAAGCTCACCGAGGCTTGCGGGGGCATGGGGGCGTTTATGTCGGTGGCCTGCTTCGCGGCCATCTCCTTCACTTCCGAGACCGGCCTCTTGTAGAAGCTGGGCAGGCCCTGAGCCATGAGCTTTCGCTCCGGCGCCGAGACGTTTCCGGAGACGATCGCCGCCACGTCGCCATTGGCGTTGGCATAGAGCGTGACGGGCTCGCTGCCAAGCTCTTTGACCTCTACGCCTCCGACAGACTTGACGCGCTTCATCTGCTCGTCGTAGTCCTTCTGGCTGATCGGGCCAATCCAAATCTCGTCCTCCCTGGCGGGCTGGGCCGGCTGGTTGGGCTGAGACACTGGAGTGGTCTTGTAGTGGATGTTGAACGTCTTGAGCTGATTCTCCGGATTGCCGAAGAACTCGCCGACGGAGATGAACTCCGGCTCAGTTGCGGGCTGGGTTGGATCAGCCGGCTTGCGCATCGCGTAACCGAGTACCGGGTTATTCTTGTCGGTGAAGTCGATCTTGGTGTAGCCGTCAAGTTTGACCGGCTGCTGAGCGTTGTCGGGAAGAGGCTGCAGGGCCGCGCGAAGCAGGGAGATCGCCTCGGTTTCCTGCATGCCAAAGGCCTTTGAGAAGTACCGCTTGTCCTTCTTGACGTCGTCGTCGGCGATCGCGCTGGAGGCCTTTCCGGTCTCTCTGGCAATCATCGCCTTGACGTCGTTGAGGAGCGCCTCGTCGCGCTTGTTCATCTCGGTCTGAACGTCTTCGACCTTGACTTCCCAAGGCTCGACCTTCTTATGCTGTTCGTCAGAGGCCTTCGCCGCAAGCTCTGTTTGGACCTTGCGCATGTTGTCGAAGTTCTCTTTGCGAATCTGCTCGAGCGAGACCACTTTGGTGGTCTGG containing:
- a CDS encoding sodium/proton-translocating pyrophosphatase, with amino-acid sequence MMGGMNNPIQTTKVVSLEQIRKENFDNMRKVQTELAAKASDEQHKKVEPWEVKVEDVQTEMNKRDEALLNDVKAMIARETGKASSAIADDDVKKDKRYFSKAFGMQETEAISLLRAALQPLPDNAQQPVKLDGYTKIDFTDKNNPVLGYAMRKPADPTQPATEPEFISVGEFFGNPENQLKTFNIHYKTTPVSQPNQPAQPAREDEIWIGPISQKDYDEQMKRVKSVGGVEVKELGSEPVTLYANANGDVAAIVSGNVSAPERKLMAQGLPSFYKRPVSEVKEMAAKQATDINAPMPPQASVSLGIEQHVPVGWWLFVIAIIFGIFMAFAIERLTDYYVSLHGRPVKEVAGVSSAGPAPMIIQGFALAAESSVFSVFAIVIALLVPLYIFSPAVFGSPILSFYGIALVGLGLLTTTGYILAMDTFGPISDNAQGVFEMSGAGHDNPVGAKAVQRLDAAGNTTKALTKGFAIATAVVAAVALFHSYIESAQLTTTGLRLEVPEIFLGLLIGGAAPFLFSAFAINAVGRASFDLINEVRRQFKADPGIMKGTSKPDYGKCVAIVTEAAQKELLGPGILAIALPLAVAFGFSIGKEPVMINGVAYNLAGAQALGGFLAGAILSGQLMAVLLANSGGIWDNAKKLIEDGMYGGKGSEAHKAGVVCDTVGDPFKDTAGPALNPLIKVMNLVSLLLAPKLIQPMSNTVLTIALVICLAALSFSIWWSKRSSMSTALSSVAGTDAAPSAIEAPKPRKRLTVEEEPETENEA